From Penicillium psychrofluorescens genome assembly, chromosome: 6, one genomic window encodes:
- a CDS encoding uncharacterized protein (ID:PFLUO_009025-T1.cds;~source:funannotate): MESASARMMLLIGSGPGVGVAVASQFAQQHFDRVALFARNPQQLQKDREAVLASAASVNRVVVVRTWQVDISDSSRLQQALSEVEQFGTLECVYFNAARVDSSLLFQFPLESIEEDFRVSASALYVTSRWAVPLLLQKAQSDSEADWKPSLLVTSSLLPKDPIPELFALSMVKAAQANLVKSLVKTFTPQGVHVSLVVIGGQVARDALALNPTKIAELAWKLFDQERKDWTAQVTLHEDGTVDWSPSI, from the exons ATGGAGTCTGCATCTGCTCGCATGATGCTGCTGATTGGCTCCGGCCCTGGAGTTGGTGTGGCCGTTGCATCGCAATTTGCTCAGCAGCATTTCGACCGAGTTGCTTTATTCGCGCGGAATccccagcagctgcagaaggaCCGAGAGGCGGTGCTCGCATCGGCAGCGAGCGTCAACAGGGTGGTGGTCGTTCGGACGTGGCAGGTGGACATCAGTGATTCGAGTCGGCTACAGCAAGCCTTGTCCGAAGTCGAACAGTTTGGCACTTTGGAATGTGTTTATTTCAATGCTGCACGGGTGGACAGCAGTCTGCTCTTCCAGTTCCCGCTAGAGAGCATCGAGGAAGATTTTCGA GTCTCGGCCTCAGCTCTGTATGTGACATCGCGCTGGGCGGTACCCCTTCTGCTTCAGAAGGCGCAATCCGATTCTGAGGCAGACTGGAAACCATCACTGTTGGTGACCAGCAGTTTGCTACCTAAAGATCCAATCCCCGAGCTATTTGCTCTGTCCATGGTCAAAGCTGCACAGGCAAATCTGGTCAAATCGCTGGTCAAAACATTCACCCCACAGGGTGTGCATGTCAGCCTTGTAGTGATCGGGGGGCAAGTCGCGCGGGATGCCTTGGCTTTAAACCCGACTAAGATTGCGGAACTGGCATGGAAACTGTTTGACCAAGAGCGCAAGGACTGGACTGCACAGGTGACGCTTCACGAAGACGGCACTGTCGATTGGAGTCCATCAATATGA
- a CDS encoding uncharacterized protein (ID:PFLUO_009026-T1.cds;~source:funannotate), whose protein sequence is MKGFRSLLVQTLALASYANAWALDQRCTDLGHNKLVTKAMDDAFELAQSGLDVWNALNGGTYNQAEIDLLENMFAWAVTNDNGQKNVNTGHEQWTYIQDIFQGVLDFKAPSKSPPRATDLIVYCDFSRYIENEDCKHNKKPGYACDTASNQEVKMDTSWKGCKSVKPFPIMAMTDLNNFFAAQIDICSWYLDFFTESKEQFSNSIHGWGRVVKPFQDLFSKITLRTQVDFIALFDHTMLHEMTHAVKKYPGDHDTQTDDSGGDLGSYGWSNCVKLGKSSKSNAYKNADSFAYFGLVARLINPPSGQGGVTATTKGEVVKLTSEQTQRNQGNSLKARHERNVLPLPGASSSSKPHHSATVSSSYKPSSGFSSASKIHSGTSANPTSEHHTGQGSSGVGGPTGSSPTGPSTTPSITSAPTTPSSSGAAIPSTVIPITSGDSTTQVTYVSTRTSSEGGQPTGVWKCTGPLCDLGSKCIIPIFCADQVGSGTSWGLCCNWQPHIPSLGGGGPPAGGPEPGPPEGDDNNHSSDSSNSDSSTSTDRSSTSGSSSSCSATTASTCDVTISSYTPYRASTITTTTITGTCSTTTGCSVTDYTSTVSASGSSTSSASVAVETPIYDRWDWDGDSNWLQEQQSLLVALASMASTISSPGKWFKLILDNTTQLTKFQDSITGTVNSFISTSISILDNSTQLTNFQESTTGAVNYFLSASSSIVESTRSFVRNRTGGFGPTSSRRPTRTRTVPPAASSNPGRPPTVTYTPGTSSSTPSSAPSPQASCAMWSEIAAYMFVVYDIQNWNVNFADIESSLKKQEGGCGDMTAWDFSNSTTYGVAAKFNLPTLIAAGCVERAIESAGGPSSSDVSCQGHGTHVFDGGDSVQDILNDL, encoded by the exons ATGAAGGGGTTCAGAAGTTTGCTGGTGCAAACACTAGCCTTGGCTTCCTACGCGAATGCTTGGGCCCTTGACCAACGTTGTACTGATCTTG GGCATAATAAACTCGTCACAAAGGCCATGGATGATGCCTTCGAGCTTGCCCAGTCAGGTTTGGATGTGTGGAATGCCCTCAACGGGGGCACCTATAACCAGGCTGAAATTGATCTCCTGGAAAATATGTTCGCATGGGCTGTCACAAACGACAATGGTCAAAAAAATGTGAACACTGGCCATGAACAGTGGACTTATATTCAGGATATATTCCAAGGAGTCCTAGACTTCAAAGCTCCTTCCAAAAGTCCGCCCAGAGCGACAGATCTGATTGTCTACTGCGATTTTTCTCGCTACATTGAGAACGAGGACTGCAAACACAACAAAAAGCCCGGATATGCCTGCGATACCGCATCGAACCAGGAGGTAAAAATGGACACCTCTTGGAAGGGTTGCAAGTCCGTCAAACCATTCCCCATCATG GCTATGACGGATTTGAACAATTTCTTCGCCGCTCAAATCGATATATGTAGCTGGTACCTGGATTTCTTCACTGAATCAAAAGAACAGTTCTCG AACTCGATTCACGGATGGGGAAGGGTCGTAAAGCCCTTCCAGGATCTATTCAGCAAGATTACTCTCCGAACTCAGGTCGATTTTATCGCCCTGTTCGACCATACGATGCTTCATGAAATGACTCATGCGGTGAAAAAATATCCCGGAGACCATGATACCCAGACGGATGATAGTGGAGGAGATCTTGGCAGTTATG GTTGGAGCAACTGTGTGAAGCTTGGCAAATCGTCCAAATCAAATGCATACAAAAATGCAGACAGCTTTGCCTACTTTGGACTTG TTGCAAGATTGATCAACCCTCCGAGTGGCCAGGGTGGTGTTACCGCGACCACCAAGGGAGAAGTTGTCAAGCTCACTTCGGAGCAAACGCAACGAAACCAGGGAAATAGCCTCAAGGCCCGCCACGAACGCAacgttcttcctcttcccggTGCCTCTTCGAGCAGCAAACCGCATCACAGCGCCACTGTGAGCAGCAGTTACAAACCATCTTCCGGATTTTCCTCCGCATCGAAGATTCATTCAGGAACCTCAGCGAATCCAACCAGTGAGCACCATACTGGACAAGGATCTTCAGGCGTTGGCGGTCCAACTGGATCCTCTCCAACTGGACCCTCGACCACTCCGAGCATTACGTCCGCACCCACAAcgccttcctcttctggtGCTGCAATTCCCTCAACC GTTATCCCCATTACCAGTGGAGACTCCACTACGCAGGTCACCTACGTCTCGACACGCACCAGCTCTGAGGGCGGGCAGCCCACTGGGGTATGGAAATGCACCGGGCCCCTCTGTGATCTCGGCAGCAAATGTATTATCCCTATCTTCTGTGCTGACCAAGTTGGGAGCGGAACATCCTGGGGCCTTTGTTGCAACTGGCAACCGCACATACCCTCtcttggaggtggtggccCGCCCGCAGGGGGACCTGAACCAGGCCCACCGGAGGGAGATGACAACAATCACTCATCGGACTCTTCCAATTCCGACTCGTCTACCTCTACAGATAGGAGCAGTACAAGTGGCAGTAGCAGCTCATGTTCGGCAACCACTGCAAGCACTTGCGACGTGACTATCAGCAGCTATACGCCGTATAGGGCGAGCACTATTACCACTACTACGATcacg GGAACTTGCTCCACAACCACTGGGTGTTCTGTTACTGATTACACATCCACCGTGTCTGCTTCGGGCAGCTCTACTAGTTCTGCATCAGTTGCGGTGGAAACCCCAATTTATGACAGATGGGATTGGGATGGTGATAGCAACTGGCTTCAGGAACAGCAATCCCTGCTGGTGGCGCTAGCATCTATGGCCAGTACCATCTCTTCTCCAGGGA AGTGGTTCaagctcatcctcgacaatACCACTCAACTCACCAAGTTCCAAGACTCAATCACCGGGACCGTCAACTCCTTCATCTCGaccagcatctccatcctcgaCAATTCCACCCAACTCACCAACTTCCAAGAGTCAACCACTGGGGCCGTCAACTACTTCCTCTCGGCCAGTTCCTCCATCGTCGAATCGACCAGGTCCTTCGTCCGCAACAGGACCGGCGGCTTCGG TCCCACATCCTCGCGCAGACCTACCCGCACTCGTACGGTTCCACCAGCGGCTAGCTCAAATCCAGGTCGTCCGCCGACTGTCACCTACACTCCTGGTACTAGTTCCAGCACACCTAGCTCAGCACCCTCACCACAAGCGAGCTGCGCCATGTGGAGCGAGATTGCGGCGTACATGTTCGTTGTTTACGACATCCAGAATTGGAATGTCAATTTCGCCGACATTGAAAGCAGTCTCAAAAAGCAAGAGGGAGGCTGTGGTGACATGACTGCTTGGGACTTCAGCAACTCGACCACTTATGGCGTTGCTGCCAAGTTTAATCTCCCTACATTGATCGCGGCAGGGTGTGTTGAGCGTGCAATTGAGTCTGCCGGCGGCCCCAGCTCTTCGGACGTCAGTTGCCAAGGCCATGGCACCCATGTCTTCGATGGAGGTGACTCGGTGCAAGATATTTTGAACGATCTTTAG
- a CDS encoding uncharacterized protein (ID:PFLUO_009027-T1.cds;~source:funannotate), whose amino-acid sequence MKALILVGGFGTRLRPLTLTLPKPLVEFGNRPMILHQVESLAAAGVTDIVLAVNYRPDVMVAALKKYEEQYNVRIEFSVESEPLGTAGPLKLAEKILGKDDSPFFVLNSDIICNYPFQELAAFHRSHGEEGTIVVTKVDEPSKYGVVVHKPNHASRIDRFVEKPVEFVGNRINAGIYILNPSVLKRIELRPTSIEQETFPSICKDGQLHSFDLDGFWMDVGQPKDFLTGTCLYLTSLAKRNPKKLAATSEPYVHGGNVMVDPSAKIGKNCRIGPNVVIGPNVVIGDGVRLQRCVVMENCKVKDHAWIKSTIVGWNSSVGRWARLENVTVLGDDVTIADEVYVNGGSILPHKSIKQNIDVPAIIM is encoded by the exons ATGAAGG CTCTCATTCTTGTCGGAGGGTTTGGGACCCGTCTGCGTCCTCTG ACTCTCACTCTTCCCAAGCCACTCGTGGAATTTGGCAACCGGCCCATGATCCTGCACCAGGTCGAGAGCCTGGCCGCCGCTGGGGTCACCGATATCGTACTGGCGGTCAACTATCGCCCAGATGTCATGGTCGCAGCCCTCAAGAAGTACGAGGAGCAGTACAACGTACGGATTGAATTCTCCGTCGAGTCGGAACCGCTGGGCACGGCTGGCCCGCtcaagctggccgagaagatcctcggAAAGGACgactcgcccttcttcgTGCTGAACTCCGACATCATCTGCAACTATCCGTTCCAGGAGCTGGCCGCATTCCACCGCAGCCACGGCGAAGAGGGCACCATCGTCGTCACCAAGGTGGACGAGCCCTCCAAGTACGGTGTCGTCGTGCACAAGCCCAATCACGCCTCGCGCATCGACCGCTTCGTCGAGAAACCCGTCGAGTTCGTCGGCAACCGCATCAACGCCGGTATCTACATCCTGAACCCCAGCGTCCTCAAGCGCATTGAGCTGCGCCCCACCTCCATCGAGCAGGAGaccttcccctccatctGCAAGGACGGCCAGCTGCACTCCTTTGACCTGGACGGCTTCTGGATGGATGTCGGCCAACCCAAGGATTTCCTGACGGGCACCTGCCTGTACCTTACCTCGCTGGCTAAGCGCAACcccaagaagctggccgCCACCTCCGAACCGTATGTGCACGGCGGGAACGTCATGGTCGACCCCTCGGCCAAGATTGGCAAGAACTGCCGCATTGGTCCCAACGTCGTCATCGGGCCCAACGTGGTGATTGGCGATGGCGTTCGTCTGCAGCGCTGCGTTGTCATGGAGAACTGCAAGGTCAAGGACCATGCCTGGATCAAGTCCACCATCGTCGGGTGGAATAGCTCAGTCGGCCGCTGGGCACGACTGGAGAACGTCACCGTCCTGGGCGACGACGTGACCATCGCCGACGAGGTGTACGTCAATGGCGGCTCGATTCTGCCTCACAAGAGCATCAAGCAGAACATTGATG TTCCGGCGATCATCATGTAA
- a CDS encoding uncharacterized protein (ID:PFLUO_009028-T1.cds;~source:funannotate) yields MPRKTIFLMGAPLSNHLDWDEDGLLNIPMPPFEDSHANQQQSSGHTPVRWRVLQPLAAYGEKGPEVPLFLNTDHLDAIHNNASRADQEDSVLSDFYEHSVAVHETSELSISGMRTEDSTQESGLCTISLETSGSIPSGGEAETLDPPRLPRILGPLADLQDLPSTRYLDSIAPQTMTVNLIVGVLAVHPRRHVVTRQWKREMDIVELVVGDETRAGFTVSFWLPPEKPVNEEEDRLSRSLATLRPRDIVLLRNVGLSSFRDRVYGQSLRRGMTTLDLLHRNLVGVTDAGGFYNAPIDPRDRNAAIDLSLQKVGRVREWVLHFVGATDGAGGDGLGMPGVQQRGRLPPDTQ; encoded by the coding sequence ATGCCTCGCAAGACCATCTTTCTCATGGGAGCACCCCTGTCCAACCATCTGGACTGGGACGAGGATGGGCTTCTGAATATTCCCATGCCTCCATTTGAAGACTCGCATGCGAACCAACAACAGTCCTCGGGCCATACACCTGTCAGATGGAGAGTTCTACAACCATTGGCGGCCTACGGGGAGAAGGGTCCAGAGGTCCCGCTGTTCCTGAACACAGATCATCTAGATGCTATCCACAACAATGCTTCCAGAGCTGACCAGGAAGACTCTGTGCTGTCCGACTTTTACGAGCATTCCGTTGCAGTCCATGAGACCTCTGAATTATCTATCTCCGGGATGCGCACCGAGGACTCCACGCAGGAGAGTGGGCTATGCACCATCAGCCTGGAGACTTCGGGCAGCATTCCATCCGGTGGCGAGGCAGAGACGCTCGATCCTCCCCGTCTGCCCAGGATTCTGGGCCCGCTTGCAgatctgcaggatctcccCTCTACAAGATATCTCGATTCGATCGCCCCACAGACCATGACAGTCAATCTCATCGTCGGGGTGCTGGCCGTGCACCCCCGGCGGCATGTGGTGACGCGGCAGTGGAAACGCGAAATGGACATTGTCGAGCTGGTCGTCGGGGACGAAACACGGGCTGGGTTTACGGTCAGTTTCTGGCTGCCACCCGAAAAACCGGTGAACGAGGAGGAGGATCGGCTGAGTCGATCATTGGCTACTCTCCGCCCTCGGGACATTGTCCTCCTGCGCAACGTAGGGCTGAGTTCATTCCGGGATCGCGTTTATGGACAGAGCCTGCGTCGAGGCATGACAACGCTCGATCTGTTGCATCGCAATTTAGTGGGGGTGACGGATGCAGGCGGATTTTACAATGCACCCATAGACCCTCGTGACCGCAATGCTGCGATTGACCTGTCACTGCAGAAAGTAGGCCGAGTCCGCGAATGGGTGTTGCACTTTGTGGGTGCGACGGATGGAGCAGGCGGTGATGGGCTAGGAATGCCGGGTGTGCAACAACGTGGGCGGCTGCCCCCGGACACGCAGTAA
- a CDS encoding uncharacterized protein (ID:PFLUO_009029-T1.cds;~source:funannotate), with amino-acid sequence MTSDLWPTMSSLLAAPWKQAGRISAANASETAERKPNRKENATVSSRASLPDCLDTVSLEALEAKVLERPAQYGWSSSRGGNTLWISPTFAHAHGPSLPNARSFSTLTPFRLHSIRPAPKSRDLSKVQQQRFLFGGVSQNILAQKEKTANNNPNSATAQNAFYQALLRANMPAIVVERYRSGQFASNPSSEASYFKALQRVGGADSAAVAGQNQNLGPDQLQAVGQAVAARNYGGQIGMATKQNGTGAKEAPLYVVVEESLGSTVFRWVKFLLYFGFFTYMSLVMVTILVETTGVMKNIRGTQNNEAQPQQQTVRFTDVHGCDEAKDELQELVEFLLNPERFSSLGGKLPKGVLLVGPPGTGKTLLARAVAGEAGVPFFYMSGSEFDEVYVGVGAKRVRELFNQARGKAPAIIFIDELDAIGAKRNERDAAYVKQTLNQLLTELDGFSQTNGVIIIGATNYPQLLDKALTRPGRFDRRVVVGLPDVRGRMDILRHHMKEVQISTDVDVAVIARGTPGFSGADLENLVNQAAIRASRDRKPKVGPLDFDWAKDKIMMGAEARSRIIQDKDKLLTAYHEAGHALVAYFSPSATPLYKITIVPRGMALGVTHFLPEMDMVSRNYTEYLSDIDVSMGGKAAEELIFGPDNVTSGISADIQQATETAFTLITRFGYSKKLGNVDLSSNYERLSSETKQEIEGEVRRLVEEARARAEKILTEKRNELELLTRALIEYETLTKEEMEKVLKGEKIEKLKSNPKAPLKLPDALLDANLGPSSAGAGGPPPAAE; translated from the exons ATGACGTCCGATCTCTGGCCTACGATGTCGAGCCTCTTGGCCGCGCCCTGGAAGCAGGCCGGTCGAATCTCCGCGGCCAACGCAAGCGAGACTGCCGAACGGAAACCCAATCGGAAAGAGAATGCTACG GTATCTTCCCGCGCGTCGTTGCCCGACTGCCTCGACACTGTCTCCCTTGAAGCTTTGGAAGCGAAGGTTCTCGAGCGGCCCGCGCAATACGGATGGTCATCGTCAAGAGGAG GCAACACGCTTTGGATTTCCCCGACGTTCGCACACGCCCATGGGCCTTCCCTTCCGAATGCTCGTTCCTTCTCAACTCTCACACCATTCCGTCTCCACTCCATACGACCGGCTCCGAAGTCCAGGGACCTCTCGAAGGTCCAGCAACAACGATTCCTGTTTGGAGGAGTGTCGCAGAACATTCTGGcccagaaggagaagaccgcGAACAACAACCCGAACAGCGCAACCGCTCAGAATGCATTCTACCAGGCACTTCTTCGCGCCAACATGCCTGCGATCGTGGTCGAGAGATACCGAAGCGGCCAGTTTGCCAGCAACCCGTCGTCCGAAGCAAGCTACTTCAAGGCCCTGCAGCGTGTGGGTGGCGCAGACTCGGCGGCCGTGGCAGGTCAGAACCAAAACCTCGGTCCtgaccagctccaggccGTTGGACAGGCAGTTGCAGCACGGAACTATGGCGGTCAGATTGGGATGGCCACTAAGCAAAACGGCACAGGTGCCAAGGAGGCGCCTCTCTACGTTGTGGTGGAGGAGTCTCTGGGTAGCACGGTGTTCCGATGGGTCAAGTTCTTGCTCTATTTTGGCTTTTTTACCTACATGTCGCTCGTCATGGTCACTATTCTGGTCGAAACCACCGGTGTGATGAAGAACATCCGAGGCACACAGAACAACGAGGCacagccccagcagcaaacGGTCCGGTTCACCGATGTGCACGGTTGCGATGAGGCCAAAGATGAACTTCAGGAGCTGGTCGAGTTCCTTCTTAACCCCGAACGTTTCTCGTCCCTCGGTGGCAAATTGCCCAAGGGCGTTCTCCTGGTCGGCCCTCCCGGTACGGGTAAGACTCTGCTCGCGCGTGCCGTGgctggagaagctggcgTTCCGTTCTTCTACATGTCCGGATCCGAGTTTGACGAGGTTTACGTGGGTGTTGGTGCCAAACGAGTGCGCGAACTTTTCAACCAAGCCCGTGGCAAAGCTCCggcgatcatcttcatcgacgagctggacgcgATTGGTGCGAAGCGAAACGAGCGCGATGCTGCATACGTGAAGCAGACTCTCAACCAGCTGCTGACCGAACTCGACGGATTCTCTCAAACCAAcggagtcatcatcatcggtgcCACCAACTATCCCCAGTTGCTGGACAAGGCGCTGACCCGACCTGGTCGATTCGACCGCAGGGTCGTTGTCGGCCTGCCGGACGTTCGGGGCCGCATGGACATTTTGAGGCACCACATGAAAGAGGTTCAGATCAGCACCGATGTTGACGTCGCCGTTATTGCGCGCGGCACGCCTGGCTTCTCCGGTGCCGATTTGGAGAACCTGGTCAACCAAGCTGCAATCCGCGCCAGCCGTGACCGCAAGCCCAAGGTCGGCCCGCTGGACTTCGACTGGgccaaggacaagatcatGATGGGTGCCGAGGCTCGCAGCCGCATCATccaggacaaggacaagctCTTGACTGCGTACCACGAGGCTGGCCATGCGCTGGTTGCTTACTTCTCGCCTTCCGCGACGCCGCTGTACAAGATCACTATCGTGCCTCGCGGCATGGCCCTGGGTGTGACCCACTTCCTTCCGGAAATGGACATGGTCTCGAGGAACTACACGGAGTATCTGTCGGACATTGATGTTTCAATGGGCGGCAAGGCAGCCGAGGAACTGATCTTCGGACCGGACAACGTCACCAGTGGCATTTCAGCG GACATCCAACAAGCAACCGAAACGGCATTCACACTGATCACCCGCTTCGGCTACTCCAAGAAATTGGGCAACGTTGATCTCTCAAGCAACTACGAACGCCTCTCATCTGAGACCAAGCAGGAGATCGAAGGCGAAGTGCGCCGCCTCGTCGAGGAAGCCCGCGCCCGCGCCGAAAAGATCCTGACCGAGAAGCGCAACGAACTAGAGCTCCTCACCAGGGCGTTGATCGAGTACGAGACCCTTacgaaggaggagatggagaaagtCCTGAAGGGTGAGAAAATTGAGAAACTCAAATCAAACCCCAAGGCTCCGCTGAAGCTGCCCGATGCCCTGCTCGATGCGAATCTGGGGCCTTCCTCcgccggtgctggtggtcCGCCACCCGCAGCGGAGTAA